In a genomic window of Pelotomaculum thermopropionicum SI:
- a CDS encoding hypothetical membrane protein has product MTGAAHIAAAAVIYKYGRFNRPCLFFLAFASHFLLDATPHYELGLPANFLLGAGVLALLFQRARRQKDWGMPAAGLLGELPDANWLFSAGPVWHNIHSFFHFKKAFPASWPCLPLEALFLAAAVYLLCGKTQGRAG; this is encoded by the coding sequence ATGACCGGAGCCGCCCACATTGCTGCAGCAGCCGTAATATATAAGTACGGCAGGTTCAACCGGCCCTGCCTGTTTTTCCTTGCCTTTGCCTCCCATTTTCTACTGGATGCCACGCCCCATTACGAACTGGGCCTGCCCGCAAACTTCCTGCTGGGAGCGGGCGTGCTGGCCCTGCTTTTTCAGCGGGCCAGAAGGCAAAAAGACTGGGGAATGCCGGCCGCAGGGCTTTTAGGAGAACTGCCCGACGCTAACTGGCTCTTTAGCGCCGGCCCCGTCTGGCACAATATCCACAGCTTTTTTCACTTTAAAAAGGCCTTCCCGGCCTCCTGGCCGTGCCTGCCGCTGGAGGCGTTGTTTTTAGCGGCAGCAGTTTACCTTCTTTGCGGCAAAACGCAGGGCCGGGCCGGGTAA
- a CDS encoding hypothetical membrane protein (containing two S-layer homology (SLH) domain), with protein sequence MRVKSRQTAVPFLVLCFVLAFAGAAFAAAFSDTGGHWAESRIAEWAQKGLVQGYPDGTFRPDGEVTRAEFVALTNRAFGVVKAGAAEAGFADVKPGDWFYEDVMAAKAAGYIAGYPDGTFMPDRNITRQEAAVILARLLGLQPDAGRAAGFADGGAVGAWAAGSVGAVAKAGLMVGMPDGTFMPLKGTTRAEAVVLLDRAVAYRPAGAIEGSVTLNGSAASGASVRVFAAGGYEVLKEAVTGSDGKFKVELPPGEYDVTAAAAADVAFAGGVKVASSRATGVSLALQPAAVISGVLKDRDGSSAVKNTAVLFTANPTFAARTDGEGKFTVPVLPNRTYTVRAYDPGKKGAAPEVVKTGLEVGPAGKYDIGTLNAPFEVSAVSGGGGGGGGPSGPIVLTVISAGEYKDPRGYKIASFGTFGPASGTATFTSKLIIDPGDAGTLTLRNISAGEIEVLSGGTSSVHTQYVKAGKLVASASGGVKIEAGEGTVITTTEVQGETHIAVAPGALASFGAITIKSGAAGKTVAFSGDLSGSTVTVAAGSVTLQADSGVQMGRVVIDAPGEINLTGAGSFGEIEVSENAGQGGTPVINVVAGTGVDKLVLSTTVELKGDGIINVPLEVTDPENVQIIVNDQGAKDALTNKAKSDAEAAIAAIPSSITLNDEAAVVSARNKVNAVQVLKDKGENLGDLISNLGKLEDAESVISALKSIDVGFASGDSAAGVTKNLTLPGTAGGLAVDWQSSDTAVITACGAVTRQETDRQVKLTATVTKGSITGTREFTLTVKAVPPEIISFAGEAPDAGNVITVPLANITTTTGIEVSRDCSLALNMEGMGAVRQFDLEAGKVNSIYNILIPGAGEVDLSGLDLNKLADAAGQCPPDTREDILDAVDFAALFDLLSGNPEVKSRIIDETDLDGLMDQIVGDPGVDLDAVFDAFDFAGVLNAVRDDGSITSDDIMDAVNFDELAEIINNLADQQLKDRILDAIDIDKLLDADTKEELYAAVNFSALFEALSDVDELVKDDIFRTINFTALFDMLSGADAGTVEAVFGAVNFTSLFEAVAGAGDDTVSAVVEAALQMADIMRDCGISRNDILDTIDFSSLNKESLYEWLSEVDGDGSALTLEAVLTDSAGNTSTYTINIVKQ encoded by the coding sequence ATGCGAGTAAAGTCAAGACAAACCGCCGTACCTTTTTTGGTTTTATGCTTTGTTTTAGCGTTTGCCGGAGCGGCTTTTGCTGCCGCTTTTTCCGACACCGGAGGGCACTGGGCCGAAAGCCGGATAGCCGAGTGGGCGCAAAAGGGCCTGGTGCAGGGCTACCCGGACGGCACGTTCAGGCCGGACGGCGAAGTTACGCGGGCGGAATTCGTTGCCCTCACCAACCGCGCCTTTGGCGTAGTGAAGGCGGGCGCGGCTGAAGCCGGCTTTGCGGACGTAAAGCCGGGCGACTGGTTTTATGAAGATGTGATGGCGGCTAAAGCCGCGGGCTATATTGCAGGCTACCCGGACGGCACCTTTATGCCTGACCGGAACATAACCCGCCAGGAGGCGGCCGTTATCCTGGCCAGGCTGCTGGGCCTGCAGCCCGACGCGGGCAGGGCGGCCGGGTTTGCCGACGGCGGCGCGGTTGGAGCGTGGGCTGCCGGCAGTGTCGGAGCGGTGGCCAAGGCCGGCCTGATGGTGGGCATGCCCGACGGCACTTTCATGCCGCTTAAGGGCACCACCCGCGCCGAAGCGGTGGTCCTGCTCGACCGGGCCGTGGCCTACAGGCCGGCCGGCGCCATAGAAGGCAGTGTTACCCTGAACGGCAGCGCGGCGTCCGGGGCAAGCGTGCGCGTTTTCGCGGCCGGCGGCTATGAGGTGCTGAAGGAGGCCGTTACCGGAAGCGACGGCAAGTTTAAGGTGGAGCTGCCCCCGGGCGAATACGACGTTACCGCGGCTGCGGCGGCGGATGTTGCCTTTGCCGGAGGCGTGAAGGTGGCCTCTTCAAGGGCTACCGGGGTGAGCCTGGCCCTGCAGCCGGCGGCCGTAATAAGCGGCGTGCTGAAAGACAGGGACGGCAGCAGCGCGGTGAAGAACACGGCCGTGCTGTTCACCGCCAACCCCACGTTTGCTGCCAGGACTGACGGCGAGGGCAAATTCACCGTTCCGGTGCTGCCCAACCGCACCTACACGGTGCGCGCCTACGATCCGGGCAAGAAGGGCGCCGCCCCGGAAGTGGTGAAGACCGGGCTGGAGGTCGGCCCTGCCGGCAAATACGATATAGGCACGCTTAATGCTCCCTTTGAGGTAAGCGCCGTAAGCGGCGGAGGCGGTGGCGGCGGCGGGCCCAGCGGGCCGATAGTGCTGACGGTGATTTCGGCTGGAGAGTACAAAGACCCCAGGGGTTATAAAATCGCCAGCTTCGGCACCTTTGGGCCGGCAAGCGGGACGGCCACCTTCACCAGCAAGTTAATTATCGATCCGGGCGATGCCGGCACGCTAACCCTGCGCAACATCAGCGCCGGCGAAATTGAGGTGCTTTCGGGCGGCACAAGCTCCGTGCACACTCAATACGTGAAAGCCGGCAAGCTGGTTGCAAGTGCCTCCGGCGGTGTGAAAATTGAGGCCGGCGAAGGCACCGTTATTACCACGACCGAAGTGCAGGGCGAGACTCACATTGCCGTTGCCCCGGGCGCTTTGGCGAGCTTTGGAGCGATTACAATTAAGTCCGGGGCCGCCGGCAAGACGGTAGCATTCAGCGGCGACTTGAGCGGCAGCACCGTAACGGTGGCAGCCGGCAGCGTTACCCTGCAGGCCGACAGCGGCGTGCAGATGGGCAGGGTGGTCATTGATGCGCCGGGAGAAATTAACCTTACGGGCGCCGGCAGCTTCGGCGAGATTGAAGTATCCGAAAATGCCGGACAGGGCGGCACGCCGGTAATTAACGTAGTCGCCGGCACCGGTGTGGATAAGCTGGTCCTGTCCACCACCGTGGAGCTTAAGGGTGACGGCATTATCAATGTGCCCCTGGAAGTGACCGATCCGGAAAATGTTCAGATTATAGTAAATGATCAGGGTGCGAAGGACGCTCTTACAAATAAAGCAAAAAGCGATGCTGAAGCTGCTATCGCGGCCATTCCCAGTTCGATTACCCTGAATGACGAAGCGGCCGTGGTGTCGGCCAGGAACAAAGTAAACGCCGTGCAGGTGTTGAAGGACAAAGGCGAAAACCTGGGCGATCTTATTTCAAATCTAGGCAAGCTGGAAGACGCTGAAAGCGTCATCAGTGCTTTAAAGAGTATAGATGTGGGCTTTGCCTCGGGCGACAGCGCTGCCGGCGTGACTAAAAACCTGACCCTGCCCGGCACGGCCGGCGGTTTAGCTGTTGACTGGCAGTCTTCCGATACGGCAGTAATTACAGCCTGTGGAGCGGTGACCAGGCAGGAAACAGACAGGCAGGTAAAATTGACGGCAACTGTCACAAAAGGTAGTATTACCGGAACCAGGGAATTTACGCTGACCGTCAAGGCCGTTCCGCCGGAGATAATCAGCTTCGCCGGCGAAGCCCCTGATGCCGGAAATGTCATAACCGTGCCCCTGGCCAACATTACCACAACCACCGGCATAGAGGTTTCCAGGGATTGCAGCCTGGCCCTGAACATGGAGGGAATGGGCGCCGTCCGGCAGTTCGATCTGGAAGCCGGCAAAGTAAACAGCATTTATAATATCCTCATCCCTGGCGCAGGTGAGGTTGACCTGTCCGGGCTGGATTTGAACAAGCTTGCAGATGCGGCCGGTCAGTGCCCGCCCGACACCAGAGAGGACATTCTGGACGCGGTGGACTTCGCCGCCCTGTTTGACCTCCTGTCTGGCAATCCTGAGGTTAAGAGCCGGATCATTGATGAAACAGACCTCGACGGGCTGATGGATCAAATTGTTGGTGACCCCGGCGTGGACCTGGATGCGGTTTTTGACGCCTTTGATTTTGCCGGGGTGCTCAACGCCGTGCGGGACGACGGCAGCATCACCAGTGACGACATCATGGACGCCGTGAACTTCGACGAGCTGGCGGAAATTATTAACAACCTTGCTGATCAACAGCTCAAAGACAGGATACTTGATGCCATAGACATTGATAAACTGCTGGATGCCGATACGAAAGAAGAATTGTACGCGGCCGTTAATTTCAGCGCCCTGTTCGAAGCTTTAAGCGATGTAGACGAGCTTGTCAAGGACGACATTTTCCGGACCATCAACTTCACCGCCCTGTTCGACATGCTGAGCGGTGCGGATGCCGGTACCGTCGAAGCTGTTTTCGGCGCCGTTAACTTTACAAGTTTGTTTGAAGCGGTGGCCGGCGCAGGGGATGACACGGTTTCCGCAGTTGTGGAGGCGGCCCTTCAAATGGCGGACATTATGAGGGACTGCGGCATATCCAGGAACGACATTCTCGACACTATTGACTTCAGCTCTCTGAATAAAGAAAGCCTGTACGAATGGCTGAGCGAGGTTGACGGGGACGGAAGCGCCCTGACGCTCGAGGCGGTGCTCACCGACAGCGCGGGCAACACCAGCACCTACACCATAAACATTGTAAAACAATAA